GAGCGACTGCTGCTGGCGCATCTGCCAAGGCCACCCAAACCCCGCCCCCCAGGGCTAAGGCAATGCCGCCCCAGGTCAATGCCCCCAGCCGTTCCCCCAGCCACAACCGGCTCAGCAGGGCCACCCAGATGGGACTGGTGGTGACCAAAATGGTGGAGGCGGCGATCGAGGTATAGGCCAGGGAAGAAATCCAGGTGGCAAAGTGGACGGCAAGGCAGATTCCTGCGGCAAGGCCATAGATTAACCCTTGGCGAGGGTACTGTTGGGCCTGGAAATCCCGCCAATTGGGGGACAGGATCGCGGAAGCCAGCACCAGGCGGGAGGCAGCTAACATTAGGCCCAGGGCGGCTTTGGTGGGAGTGGGGGTAGCGGGGTTGCCCCCTGGTGCTGGGGGGGCGATCGGGGGAGTCAGCAGGGGATCCAGGGGTACGGTATCCAGGGGCACGGTATCCAGGGAATCCATGGCCACCCGGATCAGGATCGGGGCTGTGGCAATGGCCAGGATCCCCAGGGTTAAGATTAAAACCGTTTTCCAGCGGGGCGGGGCAGGGGAGTCCATGGCAAGGTGACGGGGGATGGGAACGATCGCGGGTATGACGATCGCAGGAATCTAGGGAAAATCTAGCCTCTAACCTAGATAGCCTGGAACACTAGGGTTATAATGGGCCAGTGCTAGGTTAAGTTTCGTAGTCCTTGGGGACGATCGGGAGTGACCAGTCACCAGGAGAGGTGGCAGAGCGGTTCAATGCACTTGACTCGAAATCAAGCATAGGGAAACCTATCGGGGGTTCGAATCCCCCCCTCTCCGTTTGTTAGACCATGACCTTGGGTAGGCACCGGCCTGACTCGTAGACTGCGGCTTAAATCCTACGACTACAGCAGTCCTAAATGGGTCGTGTGGTGCGCCCCCTCCGGGGGCGCACCACACCAAGGGTTTCAGCGATCGAGATGCCTACAACTGATTTAGGGTTGCTGTATTCAGAAACCCCTGAAGCCCAGATAACGATTGCCTGGGATTGTGAAGGGTAGGTGAACTCGCGCCCTGGTGTCCTAGGCTAGACAGTCTGCTGGAGAGTGGGGGTTAGCCCCCATGCTAGGTCACCTTAAACGGCGAGGAACTGTTGAATCACGTCCTGGCTCAGGTTAGCCGTGGGTCCAGAGGCGACAATGCCCCCCTTTTGCATGGCGTAATACCAATCCGCTTGGCGGACAAAATGTAAGTGTTGCTCCACCAACAGCACGGAAATGCCGGTGGTTTCAATAATGCGGCGCACAGCGGCTTCGATTTCCAAAATAATCGAGGGCTGGATTCCTTCCGTGGGTTCATCCAAAACCAGGAGTTTGGGGCGGCTCATGATGGCACGGGCAATGGCCAACTGCTGCTGTTGACCGCCGCTGAGATCCCCCCCCATGCGGGAGAGCATGGTTTTGAGGACGGGAAACAGATCATAAATATCAGCGGAAATGCCTTTTTTGCGATCGCGGGGTGGCACCGACTCCAGGCCCAACAACAGGTTTTCCCTCACCGTCAGCCGGGGAATAATGTCCCGTCCTTGGGGTACATAGCCAATACCCAGGTGGGCGCGGCGATCGGGGGTCAACCCATCCAAGGATTGCCCCTCCAGGACAATGGAGCCACTGCGGGGTTTAATTAAGCCCATCACGGACTTGAGCAGGGTGGTTTTGCCCACGCCGTTGCGCCCAATCAAGCAGACCATCTGACCGGGGGCCACGCTCAAATCCACGCCCCGCAAGATATGACTTTCGCCGTAATAGACGTTTAGCCCAGACACTTGCAGCATGGGAGTGGAGCTAGAAACCGAGTTGGCAGTAGCCGTCGCCAGGGAGGTAGTAGGCATAGAGTTAGTTTTTAGGGACTTCTTTTTTGAGGGACAATGGGGCGAAGGATAGGGCTGGGGGGCGATTCTTGTCGGTTCTTCTCAGTAGCAGGTTTCGTTGAGGCTCGATCGTGAACTCCCCCCCATATCCTCTAAACCTGAGGCGATCGGGGTTAAGCTCAGCCTGCGTGGGGTATCAACTTAAGCCGGGATAGTGGGGCGCTTCGCGCCCCTCTGTCTCGTTAATCTTGTCCCGCTTTAAGCGGTAAGCCCCCCACACCACCGTTAGGGTCAGGAAACGTGACCCCTGCATCGACCCAAGCCGGGTAGGGGAGGGGAAACCCCGCCCAATGCAGAATCTTTTGTTAGTCAACCAGGCTCATCTTACCGGTGACGTTAATAGGTGATTGTAATCCAAGGCACCATACACTGCGAAGCATGGACAAAAAAAGACCTACCCCCGTAGGGATAGGCTAATGTTTAAGATTCATACCAACGATCGAGACTGTTTAACCTCTATTTAACCTCCGTATCAGAAGACCATCACGGCTCTAGATTTTTGAACCCTAGATCTGCTCGAAGGTTACTTTGTGAACCGTGTTTTCTTCGCTTAAACGCTTGGGCAAGGTGAGGGTTAAAATGCCATTTTCATAGTTGGCCTTGGTTTCGTTGTGCTTCACTTCCTTGGGAAGGCCCACGACCCGCTCAAAGGAACCATAGCGAAACTCACTCCGTTCGTTGAGGATTTCCGCTGTTTCTGTTGAAGCTTGGCGTTGGCCGGAAATATGGACAGAATCGGGAGTTACTTCAATGTTGAGGTCTGTTTTGGTAACGCCTGGTAATTCTAAACGCAGGAGAAAGCTGTCTTTCATTTCCACCAATTCTGCCAGAGGCACAAAGTCTGACTGGTTCAAGGGGTTGACGACCCCAAAAATTCGGTTAACTTCTCCTTGGATCGTGCGTAGTTCAGCATCAACATCAAAGAGGGGGCGATAGTGTAGAAGGGTCATGATCAAACTCCTTAATTACAAAAATTAAATAACTTCGTAGGTCTTGGGATGACTGTTGTTTGGCTTCCCAGTTTGGCTTCCCATGGGTTTAATCTAACAAGGCTGGAAAGAATGTGCGTTCGGTTCTATGGACAAAAACAGTGGTGATTCTATCCCGAATCAAAACCGATGATTAAAAGGTTCGGTTCTACACCATTCCAGCCTTCGATCTCTAGTAATTTTTGTTGTTGCGGATAGTTTTTATAGCCGTTATCCCAGGGGTACGGACGCAGCTAGAGGTAACTATTCAGGGGGGGACGAAGTTAGTAGGGTTTCAGCCCGACGATCGCCGGTCAGGACCGTCTCAAAGGGGTTCAATTTACTGGGGAACCCTCGACCTCGGGTAGGGGTCGCGCCCCCGTGCCGACCCTCTTCGCGACCCACAACCGGGGCAACCACGGGGGGATTGCCCCTACCAAAATCGGTGAACCCACCCCAGTGAAATGGACCCTCTCAAATCGCCTAAGGTCTGTTGTCTAGAGCCTGAAACCCTCATTCTCCTGTGGACCCCTGAATAATTACC
The nucleotide sequence above comes from Prochlorothrix hollandica PCC 9006 = CALU 1027. Encoded proteins:
- the urtE gene encoding urea ABC transporter ATP-binding subunit UrtE — protein: MLQVSGLNVYYGESHILRGVDLSVAPGQMVCLIGRNGVGKTTLLKSVMGLIKPRSGSIVLEGQSLDGLTPDRRAHLGIGYVPQGRDIIPRLTVRENLLLGLESVPPRDRKKGISADIYDLFPVLKTMLSRMGGDLSGGQQQQLAIARAIMSRPKLLVLDEPTEGIQPSIILEIEAAVRRIIETTGISVLLVEQHLHFVRQADWYYAMQKGGIVASGPTANLSQDVIQQFLAV
- a CDS encoding DMT family transporter, giving the protein MDSPAPPRWKTVLILTLGILAIATAPILIRVAMDSLDTVPLDTVPLDPLLTPPIAPPAPGGNPATPTPTKAALGLMLAASRLVLASAILSPNWRDFQAQQYPRQGLIYGLAAGICLAVHFATWISSLAYTSIAASTILVTTSPIWVALLSRLWLGERLGALTWGGIALALGGGVWVALADAPAAVAPQPLLGNALALMGSWSISLYLILGRLAQRQGLQVRHYTTGVYTIAALGLLPLPWLWGSGYGGYPTPVYVCLGLMTLFPQLVGHSSLNWAVRWVSPTLVTLAILGEPLGASLLGYWVFGEVPPLAVLAGSGLILGGIGVATWDQRSPRSP
- a CDS encoding Hsp20/alpha crystallin family protein, whose protein sequence is MTLLHYRPLFDVDAELRTIQGEVNRIFGVVNPLNQSDFVPLAELVEMKDSFLLRLELPGVTKTDLNIEVTPDSVHISGQRQASTETAEILNERSEFRYGSFERVVGLPKEVKHNETKANYENGILTLTLPKRLSEENTVHKVTFEQI